In Arcobacter sp. CECT 8983, the DNA window CTCCGTTAATAAATGCTGAGTATTCAACATTTTGAACGTTTTTGATTAAGTTTAATCTTGAGAATGCTGCTACAGAAGAAATAGTTGTATACATAATTGCAATGAATACTAATGCCCAACCAGCAGAAATTCTAGCATCTTTAACAGTTGGAACTGTAAAGAATCTAACAATAACGTGTGGAAGACCAGCAGTACCAAGCATTAATGCTGTAGTTAACATAAACATGTTCCATAAGTTACCTGGTTCAGTATATGCTTTAAATCCTAAGTCTGTTATAGCAGAATCAAGTGCATGTAATAGATAGGTTCCTTCAGGAATAGTTTTTACACCATCATTGAATTCAAATACAGTTGTACTAAAAATACCTAATTGAGGTAAGAATGTATCAGTAACTTGTAATGATAAGAAAATTGCAGGAATCATATATGCAAAAATCATTACAACATATTGAGCAACTTGTGTATAAGTAATACCTTTCATCCCTCCAAGTACTGAGTAGAAGAATACAATTGCCATACCAATGATAACACCTGTATTTACATCAACTTGTAAGAATCTAGAGAATACAATACCAACACCTCTCATTTGTCCAGCAACATATGTGAACGAAACGAAGATAACTGAGATTACCGCAACAGTTCTAGCTACATTTGAGTAGTATCTATCACCAACGAAATCAGGTACTGTAAATTTACCAAACTTTCTTAAATAAGGAGCTAATAACATAGCAAGTAGAACATATCCACCTGTCCAACCCATTAAGTAAGCACCACCATCAGAACCTTTAAATGCGATGATACCAGCTAATGAAATAAATGAAGCAGCTGACATCCAGTCTGCAGCAGTTGCCATACCATTTGCTACTGGGTGAACACCTCCACCAGCTACATAGAAATCTTTAGTAGATCCTGCTTTTGCCCAAAGTGCAATACCAATATATACTGCAAATGAAATACCTACAAATAGGTAAATTAATGATTGTAATTCCATCTTATAAATCTCCTATTCGTGTACGCCATATTTTTCATCAATCGCTGTCATTTTTGCAACATATACAAAAATAAGGATTACGAAAACATAGATAGACCCTTGTTGGGCAAACCAGAAACCTAATTTAACACCACTGATTTCAATAGTATTAAGTTCATTTATGAATAAAATTCCACAACCGAAAGAAACAACAAACCAAACTACTAATAACTTAAGAATAGTAGAAATGTTCTCTTTCCAATAAGCTTGAGCTTTTTCTGGACTCATAAGTACTCCTTTATAAGTTTTACTAAAAAGTAAATCCTTTTCAGTAATTCAACATTGTAAGTATAATAACAGTTTGTAGCAAAAGGGTAGCAATTAAAAAAAAATCATAAAAAAATTTATATTTCGTAGGATTAACGTAGCATTTAGGCTCTTTAAGAGCCTATTAAAGGGGTTTGTTAAACAGAATAATATCTGTCAATTTTATAGCCTAAACCTCGGATATTTTTAATAAAATCCTCTTTTAGTGCTTTTTTTAGTCTTGAAATCTCTGCTCTAATAGTAGGATTATCAATATTTTCCCCGCCCCAGATATCAACTCTAAATCTTTCGAAATCTACAATCATGTTGATATTAAGAGCCAAAATATGGATAATCTCTAGTTGTTTTTTTGTTAATGTTTGAGGTTCTCCATTAAAATAAAGAGTTTTTTCATTTTTTGAATATGAGTAGTTTTCTGAAAATCTCATATGAGATGTAGAACTTTGATCTTTTTTAAGTATTTGGTTTATTTTAATTCCAAGTTCTTCTAGATGGAAAGGTTTTTTAATATATTCTCTACAACCTAAATCATACGCTCTAGAAATATCCTCAATATCTAATAAGGCTGATATATATATGGTAGGTATATACATCTTTTTATTATTGAGTTCTTGTAATATCTCAAAACCATCTTTTTTTGGAACATTGATATCTAAGATAAGTAAATCATAACTAGAATCAACATTTTCAATAACATCTTCACCATTTGTGAAACTTTCAACCATGTGTCCAATATCTTTTAAATATTCAGATATTGCATTGTTTAACATTATTTCATCTTCAAGAAGTAGTATTTTCATTTATTCTAAACCTATACGTAAATTTTGTATCTTTATCGTTTGAATCAAGATTAATTATAACTAAATTTTTATCACATATCTCTTTTACAATCCTAAGCCCCAAACCAAAGCCACCACGAGAACTATTCTCCCTATAAAAATCACTAAAAATCTTATCTTTATTTTCAATTTTTTCTGAATTTGTTTTTACTGAGAATTCAACAATATCATCATTAAAGTAAGATAGTCTTATATAAATAGGTGATTTTGGTTTTGAGTATTTAATTGAATTAGAAATATTATTATCAACAATTCTTTGTAGTTCTGTATTGTTAAATTTGATATAAATATCTTCTTCAATATTGTTAATAAAGTATAAATCATTAGCTTGCGCAATTGAATCAAAAAAATTAAGTCTTTCAATTAAGTATTGTGAAAAATTAATATACTCTTTTGGATACTCAACTCTATCTTTTTTGATTAAGTATGATAAATCATCATAAATATATTGAATGATTTTTGCTCCACTTTCTATATTTGCAATATATTTATTTGATGGAGTATTTCTTTTTAATAAATCAATATTAGTTCTAATAATAGAAAGTGGTGTATTTACTTCATGTACTGAATTTTTTAAAAACCTTTTTTGCGATTCAACTAAATCACTTAAGGCTTTTGTTTGTTCATCTACTTTATCTTCTAAGTGTTTATTTAAGCCTTCAAGCATTTGATTTTTATCTTTTATATTATGCATTGCATCATAGGCATAGTTTGCAATTACTTTGAACTCTCCAAATATAAGTCTATTTTGACTTATTCTAGTATCTGACTTTTGTGTTTCTTTTAAATATTTACCTATCTCTTTTACATCATTAACAATTAAAATTGTGGCATTTTTATAAATAAAAATTGAGTAAAGAACTAACATAATAGTTAGTGATAGTATTTGTAGAATGTAGTTTGAGATTTTTTCATCATGCTCTTTCTTTTTTTCATTAATAAGTGCATCAATTTCATCTAAATATATACCTTTTCCTATTGTCCAGTTCCAAGGTTTATATGATAAAGCATAAGAAATTTTAAGAGCTTCATCTTTTAATTTTGGTTTATACCAGATATATTTTACAAAGCCACCATCTTTTTTCTTTGAAATATCAATTAACTCTTTTATAACTCTTTTACCTGTTGGGTCTTTAAATTCATAAAGGTTTTTCCCTATATTACTACTTGAAATAGGGTAGTAAAGTGAAGTTCCTTTAAAGTCATATATAAAAAGATAGTCATCAATGCTATTTTTATCTCTCATCATTTCTATAGCATTTAAAATATCATCTTGTATTTCTTTCTCACTTTTTTTATTTTTATATTTGTTGTGATAATAGTCTATAAATTTAAGTGTTTTTTTTATGTCAGATTGAATAAGGTCTTTTTGCTTTGAAAAGTAATCATTCTTCATAATTTGAATTTTTTCATTAAAATCATCAAAAGCATTGTCAATAATAATAAATGTAAAAGATGAAGTTAAAAAGATAATGAAAACAATACTATAAAGAATTAAGTGGTATAAAGATTTAGCTCTTATCATTAATTTTAATATTCCTCAATTTAAATAACAAAAAAGGATAGCTAAATAATAATAAATATTTTATAAAATAGTGTATGAATTGTGTAAATAAGAAGTGGCGCGGTTGACGAGACTCGAACTCGCGACCTCCTGCGTGACAGGCAGGCATTCTAACCAACTAAACTACAACCGCACAACTTAAAAATGGTGGTCGATAGTGGACTCGAACCACTGACATCTACCTTGTAAGGGTAGCGCTCTACCAACTGAGCTAATCGACCAAAGTGATGGTGACCCCTAGGAGACTCGAACTCCTGTGGCATGGATGAAAACCATGAATCCTAACCGCTAGATGAAGGGGCCAACACAATAAAATTTTAAATAACTGGTGACCCG includes these proteins:
- a CDS encoding sodium:solute symporter family protein, with the protein product MELQSLIYLFVGISFAVYIGIALWAKAGSTKDFYVAGGGVHPVANGMATAADWMSAASFISLAGIIAFKGSDGGAYLMGWTGGYVLLAMLLAPYLRKFGKFTVPDFVGDRYYSNVARTVAVISVIFVSFTYVAGQMRGVGIVFSRFLQVDVNTGVIIGMAIVFFYSVLGGMKGITYTQVAQYVVMIFAYMIPAIFLSLQVTDTFLPQLGIFSTTVFEFNDGVKTIPEGTYLLHALDSAITDLGFKAYTEPGNLWNMFMLTTALMLGTAGLPHVIVRFFTVPTVKDARISAGWALVFIAIMYTTISSVAAFSRLNLIKNVQNVEYSAFINGELKHADGTPNNGNWFKTWENGGLIAWTDRNGDGKIQYAPGAAFDGPKGKPAFDGEKVGEHGQRVTTNGKPAANSGKIENELYVDRDIMVLANPEIANLPNWVIAFIAAGGLAAALSTAAGLLLVIASAISHDLMGQVIFRDPDTGKSKLTEKSELMWARISAIVAICIAGYLGINPPGFVAQVVAFAFGLAAAAFFPTIILGIFDKRMNKEGAIAGILTGLIFTFGYIIYFVFLGGKPEDYFLGIHPTGIGTIGTILHLIVALVVSRMTPEPPQHIQELVEQIRLPNNAGEAHDH
- a CDS encoding DUF4212 domain-containing protein, with product MSPEKAQAYWKENISTILKLLVVWFVVSFGCGILFINELNTIEISGVKLGFWFAQQGSIYVFVILIFVYVAKMTAIDEKYGVHE
- a CDS encoding response regulator transcription factor; the protein is MKILLLEDEIMLNNAISEYLKDIGHMVESFTNGEDVIENVDSSYDLLILDINVPKKDGFEILQELNNKKMYIPTIYISALLDIEDISRAYDLGCREYIKKPFHLEELGIKINQILKKDQSSTSHMRFSENYSYSKNEKTLYFNGEPQTLTKKQLEIIHILALNINMIVDFERFRVDIWGGENIDNPTIRAEISRLKKALKEDFIKNIRGLGYKIDRYYSV
- a CDS encoding cache domain-containing protein; protein product: MIRAKSLYHLILYSIVFIIFLTSSFTFIIIDNAFDDFNEKIQIMKNDYFSKQKDLIQSDIKKTLKFIDYYHNKYKNKKSEKEIQDDILNAIEMMRDKNSIDDYLFIYDFKGTSLYYPISSSNIGKNLYEFKDPTGKRVIKELIDISKKKDGGFVKYIWYKPKLKDEALKISYALSYKPWNWTIGKGIYLDEIDALINEKKKEHDEKISNYILQILSLTIMLVLYSIFIYKNATILIVNDVKEIGKYLKETQKSDTRISQNRLIFGEFKVIANYAYDAMHNIKDKNQMLEGLNKHLEDKVDEQTKALSDLVESQKRFLKNSVHEVNTPLSIIRTNIDLLKRNTPSNKYIANIESGAKIIQYIYDDLSYLIKKDRVEYPKEYINFSQYLIERLNFFDSIAQANDLYFINNIEEDIYIKFNNTELQRIVDNNISNSIKYSKPKSPIYIRLSYFNDDIVEFSVKTNSEKIENKDKIFSDFYRENSSRGGFGLGLRIVKEICDKNLVIINLDSNDKDTKFTYRFRINENTTS